A window of Natator depressus isolate rNatDep1 chromosome 3, rNatDep2.hap1, whole genome shotgun sequence genomic DNA:
TCAGGGAGGCACCGCATGCAGCTCTGCCAACTGACTCAACTGTCGATGGCACTATACAGTATCAACATCCTCCCCAGTGGCTTCCCGGGCCAGAGTCCTGCCGACTCTTGGTACTGGCTGTGCCTGCTCCAAGTGGGATTTTCTCATCACTCCTCTCCTCTAGCGGAGCTGGAATCCCAATTGAGGCCAGCTGCCAATGCCTttaaactgggggtggggggggtagcaGATATGGCCACTGCAAGTGTTGTCTGATTTGCCCCCTCTTGTCTTGAGTGGCTGAGCTGCTCCAAAGCTaggctgaaggcaggagctgTTTGGGGCTGTAGGTTTCTCTGTTGCAGCTGTGTATCTAGCATGGAGGAGCAGCCTCAACTCCGTAGGTGAGGTTGCAGCAGGGTTTCTCGTTAGGGCAATTTGTTAAAAAGTGCTTTAAAAGCTGGATGCCTAGGCACATTGTCTTGAAAATTGCTGTGGCACATGAGTGGCAGAGTTAGTGTGGTGTGTATGTGGGGTCACTTGGTCAAGGGGTTCCCAAAATACAACCTCTGCCCCCACCTGCATATGCATGCAGCTGAGAACAGAGAGGCTCAGTGCATGCCAGAGGCGGCGGGAGCTGACACCTTAACCCACACTTTCTTCAAAAGCCAAGGAAATTCCCATATAAAGAGGAACTTTGTTAGGGTGGAGGGAAAatcagaggtgctcagcactacCCTGTGCTCCTGAGCCCATCACGATGGGAGTTAATTCCCAGAATTCAAACACTGACAAACATGCCTCCTCACATCCCCCTTGCTGTAAGAACACACCCATTGGAAAACTGGTGCTGCAGAACTAAGGTAACACTTCccaccttaattctgcccctcaGGTCCCTATTGTCAAGTGTCCCTTGGCGGGGGCTGGCAGGACCTTACTCCTCCCTCAGCCTTGTTGCCCTTGTGTTCTGTGCCAAGCAGCAGCAAGCCTTGCACAGAGCACAGCAAGGGGCTGGTGGGCTGTGTGAATGGGGTGCTGAGCTGGAGCTGTGCTGGGCACAGAGAGGATGGCAGGTCTCCTTAGAGGGGGGCGAGGTGCTGTGATGTGCCCAGTTCTTATTGCCATCCCCACAGGAGCAGAGTAAAGGGGGCATGGGCACGTTCCCTGGTCTGCCAACGTTCCCTAGTCTGCCAATGTTTACATTTTGGGTTTGAGGCTCCTCTGTCTCTGGATGGGCAGGGAGAGCACAGGGCAGCGCTCAGCATCCACCATCTTCACCCCACTGTAACAGTGTGCGTGACGCTCTCCCTATGGGGTGCTATTTTAGTTGTAAGTCCCCGTCACTTCCAACCTGGGACTGGAGGCTCTGTTCTCGGAGTTTCATGTTGTTTGTTTTGGATTTCCCAGATTGCCGAACATCCCAGGCTGGTCTGCCTTGGGGGAAAGCTCCTCCCTGCGTGCCATGGATTCAGCACCTCATCCACCCTCTCCACCAACAACCCCATGTGGAAATGCAGGATCAAATACACCACCAGACCCATTGGCATGAAAAAGACAGGTGGCCGTGATCACACAGGTATGTCTAGAGTGCAGATTCCCTGCAACCCACCAGACTGGGGCAGCTGGGTGAGAACAGGCTTCAGGGTTACACTCAAGGGATCCCATTCACCCGGGGGGGGTGATAGAGGAAGCAGAGAAGTTAATGGCCCAAAGTCCATGCCGTGGGGCTAGGAAGGGTCTGCTTCCAGGGCTCTGTCTTGTTTGTTTACCCCTCTCTTCCTGCATGCAGTCCAGGTGCACTGTTAGCATCTAGGCTGTGCTGGGACAGTGAGTTGCAGGAAGCTATGCTGGGGGGTTAgaatgacccagtatggccagatGCTTCCTTCCATAAACACAGCAAGTGTGTGAATGGATGCAGGAGACGGCACGTGGGCAGGAATCAGTATCTCCTGAAGGAGTTGAGGGGTGGTTGCTTTCTGGGGAGTTGGGTCAGGGCCCAGGAGTGGATGGAGCTGGCTCAAGGATGGCTGTCTGACTCTGGCTGTCTGTGCAGGTCGTATCACTGTGCATGGGATTGGCGGGGGGCACAAGCAGCGCTACCGCATGATTGACTTCCAGCGGCTGCGCTACGGACCTGGGGCTGAGTCAGGTCCCTATGAGGAGAAGGTGATCCAGGTCCGGTATGACCCCTGCAGGTGAGCGGCAGTGTGGATCAGGTTTTTGCTTGGGGACATTTCTGGGGTGTGGGGCCACATGTGGGTGTGAGGGGGACAGTGCATAGGCCTGGCTGCTCTATGTGGGGTGGGAGGCACTGTGGGGCCCATGGTAAACGATAAAGCTTTCTGACGCTGTGGGAGCCAGGTGTGAGGTTGGTAGTCACCCCAGTGCCCTCACTGAGCTCCTCTTTGTCTGTGTCAGGTCGGCTGATATCGCCCTGGTGGCTGGTGGCAAGCAGAAACGCTGGATCATTGCGACAGAAAACATGCAGCCTGGCGACCTCCTCAAAACCTCGGGGCACATAGGCAGGATGGCAGGTGAGCCTGGGCGACCTGCTCTGGGTGAATCCTAGGGCATAGGGCCTGGCTCCCCTTGACAGGGGCTGCACTGCTGTCTCTTGCAAGCTTCAGAACAGCATCTGTCATGGGGCAAGATGCTGACCATGCCTGCATGGGGCATAGCTGTTCAAGCTCACTGTTAGTGCAGCACATCTCCATAGAGACCCTCTCTCAGGGTCATACCACATCACTCTGTCTACAGTGGGACTTGTAGCTGCTTCGGATACGGTGTCAGCTGGAGGGAGCCAGCTTCCCATGTGTAGCCAGCTGTCTGGGACACCAGCCAGGACCCTCTGATTCAGGGCTACAGCGGGGTTGGGAGAACAATCTTAGAGGGGAAATGTTGAATGACAGTTGGAGGAACTTTAGATGTTCTCATCCTGGTGTGAGAGCCTGTCCTGAGGGTGAGGCAAAATCCCAAACCTAAGACATTGCCCTGGAGCAAGCGCTGCAGGGTCAGAGCCTGTGCTGGCCCCCCTGTGGAGTGAGGGGTTAGGCCAGGTGGGAAGTTACTGTGGGGCCTTCTGCTGGGATTGGGAGCTGGAGAAGCCCCATTTAGGCCTCCCTGGAGTCGCTCTGATCAGCTGACTTGGTGCTAGCATACTGACTGGGCTTTGTCTTTCAGTTTCTGCCAATGAAGGGGATGCATACCCTTTGGGAGCTCTGCCTGTGGGGACCCTGATCAATAACCTGGAAAGCCACCCTGGGAAAGGAGCACAGTACATCCGAGCAGCAGGTGAGATGGACCCTCGCCAGGATCACAACCAGCATTAGAGCAGATCTGGTCTTGTCCCTCTGTTCAAGGAGAGCAGCCTGGATGGGGTTGAGTAGAGGCCAGATGATTGGATTGGTTTGGTTTGCCTCCAGGCAGGCTGTATCCTAGGTTCTCCCTGACTCCACCTTGTTGGGGACTGAGCAGCTTCCTCTGGCTTTGGTGCCAGTCTGAGGTGATTGGCTTGGGGTGCCCAGCCCCGGGGAGGCGGGGACCTGCAGGTGCTGGTCTGAGGTGACCAGTTTGGGGAGCCCAGCCAAGGGGGTGTAGGAACCTGCAGGTGCTGTTTGGAGGTGGCCGGTGGGGGGTGCCCAGTCCCGGGGAGGCGGGGACCTGTGGGTGTTGTGGTACCAGAGAACCAATGCTGATTCCAGGCTGGTATCCTGGGCCTTTGCCCTCCTTCACCATCTTGGGTCAAGGTCCCTGCTCTGGCTGCTCTGCCCCAGGATGGGGAGAATATTTCCTATTTCTTTGCTGGTTATACAACTCTCCCCTAGCCTCAGCTGTGAGAGCTGACATCCCAAAACAGCAACTCCTGCTTGGGGAAGGAGTTAATATCTTGTCCCAGTGGGTGAGCCATGCTCCTAAGAGGGCACTCCCAGGGCGTGGAGCCCTTCCCAAATCTGTCTGCTTGCCCCAGTcccaggccagggggcagagGTTCCTACCTGATGGGTCTGGAACACTCCCTTCTTTTGGTGTATGAAAATCCCGAGTGCTTTTGTCCCCTCCCACCGCCTCCTTCAGTGACAAGGgaagaggtgcaggctctgtgcaTCTGGGATAGAGCCACTTCTCTCTGAGGCACTGCAGAGGGCTTCAGCTGGTTTGCTGGCAGGGGACCATTTGCTAAGGTAGGAGGTTGCTGGCAAGAGACCGGTTGCTAAGGGAAGCCAGAAACTAGCCTGCCCTCTCCTTGTGTGCTACAGGGACCTGTGGGGTGTTACTGAGGAAGGTGAATGGAACGGCCATCGTGCAGCTGCCCTCTAAGAGACACATGCAGGTAGAGGGGGGAGAGTGGGGATGAGGGTGGCGGGCGGATGCGCCTCTGCCCTGGGCtctgagcaatggctgctggcTGAGTCTGCAACATCAGCAGCCAGAGGATGAAATGCGAGGGTTGGTCTGTGCTGGCTGTATGGGCTCTGCAGCAGCCTAGACCTGTGGAGCAGAGATGTGGCCCTGGCTACGTATTCCCAGTGTGGACAGGCCACCGAGCTGAGGCAGGCAGGGCAGCCAGTGCTCAGGGACGAGGCCTGGCTCTCAGCTCTGCCCTAGATCAAGGGAATCCCCTTCCcagctgacccctagcctctggtCTTTGTCTCAGTAGTATTCTCTAGCCTGGTCCATGCCAGGGGTAGGGCCCAGCAGGGGAAGGCACCGGCTCTGGTGCAGTGGTGGTAGAGCAGTGCCTGCCAGGCCGCCCACACGTGGGAGGGTGCCATGAGAGGACACTGAGCTGTTGGGGCTGTGGCTGTATGCGCAGGCAAAGCAGCTTCTTGGCAGCAGGGGCCAAGAACTCTCCCTTGGCACCCCCATCCTGGGCGCTGTCTGCCCCGGGTGGGCTCCCGCTCAcagcctctctcttcccctggcAGGTGCTGGAGACCTGCATAGCCACCGTGGGGCGAGTTTCCAACGTTGACCACAACAAGCGGATCATTGGGAAAGCTGGCCGGAACCGCTGGCTGGGGAAGCGCCCGCGCAGTGGCTTATGGCACCGCAAGGGCGGCTGGGCGGGACGCAAGATCAAACCACTCCCACCCATGAAGAGCTACGTCAACctgcccacagcagcagctcggGCTTGACACCTGCCCCGGTGCCTGCCCCTCAATGGCTCTCAATAAAATCAGCCCCTCGACTCTCACTTGTCCTACAGCATCTGCTCTGTGCAAAGCTGCAGGAGTGCCCTGATGGGATCAGTgtcctggggggcaggctccGCGTACTGCTTGTGTGAACCTAGCCTTGGCACTATGGGCATATTCAGACCCCCTAGAGTGTGGGTATGGGGCTGCTGTGGGAGACTGGGGCTGCTGACTCCCAGCTACTGGGCTCATCTGAGCCTTGGGCCatagaggtggggagggggataaCGAATGACTGGAGTGTTAAATGGATTTGCCCTGTGTTCTCTCCCCTTCAGCATCTGCAGGAAACCTAGTCCGTGTATCTTCCCCTTTTCCCAGAGCCCTCTCCACTGCAAGGGAACTCAACCTAACCTCCTGGGCCTAGCATGGTAAAGATCCTGTTCTCTGTGAAGATGTTGGGGGCTGCTCACGGGTCAGAGCGTACCAGTTGGTCCCCTTCCCTGCTGAAGTTACTGGACCCTTTCCAAAAACCTTGCTTCCTGGTGCTGGAGATGCTGCAGTAATCTGCATCCCTCTCTATCTTATGGCTGCTCTGGAGGGGCTGAACTTGGGGAGATAACCACTCCCCTGTCCTGTTGCCTGCAGTGACGATGGGGGTGCCATCTAGTTACCTACTAGATATCCCACAGTGAGGTTGGAACAGTCCCAACATTCTCCTTCGGGTTATGGCTGGATGGTACATACTGCTGGGCTGCCCTTCTCCTGAAGAGGAGGTAGCCACTCTCATTCTCTTTCCTGTGGGGAAGCTGCCTTGGGGGGACTTGGATTAGAAAGCCACGTGGTGCTGCTTTTGTACAGAGGCCTGGCATGGGTCCATGCTCCTACAGCTGGGCCTTTCTCACAATAAATTTCAATTGTAGCAGAGATTTGTCCCTGGCGAACTTGTCATTGTCCCTGGGAGAGAATGAATTTCAGGTGCTGGACTAaggtcagacctgctgggatGAGCACAGTGAATTGCACTCCTAAATCCTTGGCTTGGAGGGACAGGGACATGGATATGGGTCTGCACCCTGAGAGAGAGGTGATGGCTAAGAAGCCTGAGACCTGAATGGGTGCCCTTAAGGAGGCCAGGAAGGGGATCAGAGGAGCAGTTAACCCCAGAACTGTGATACCCAGAATCAAAAGGGAAAAATCCATGCATAAAACCTGGCCACCTCAAATGCAGAGATcccaaaataaaactttttgGACTGGGGGGGTTGGGCCTTCCCACCTTGAGTCTGCAACATGATTCCCTCCTGGGGGCTGAGTCCGGCAGTCATGTTTTGTAAGAGGGAGGGCTGTGTTACTGCTTTACAGAGCTCAGCAAGTTGCCTCTAATGGAATGAGCCTAGAATTACCTTCCAGAGTCAGGCCAGCCAAGTCACAGCACCATGAAATACCCTCTGAGTAACTAGAGCTGGGTGTTTCTTTTGGCAAAGAGTAAATTTTGGGGGGGCgccaaaactattcatgaattcaagttggctgatttttttttttttttttttttgaaacgcTGAAGTGTTATGGTTTGACATTTTCAAACCAAACTTTACCAAAATTGtttaaatgaaatgtcattttgaaccTTGAGTTTGACCCGGacaagggttttgttttgttttggttttggttttttttgttttgttttttgcaagaaaaaccaaaacaattcagttTCTGTTCAAAATGACCCGaatgttgtttttatttattttttagcatGACCgctgaaccaaaaaatcaatgTGCTCAGCTCTGTTAGTAACGGCACTACCTGAAGGGCggggtcaaatgaaataaagtgTTGGCTTCAGCCCCTCCAAGCAGAACACCGAGGAACTCTTCACAGCAGGCCTGTGGAGAAAGGCTTTAGCAGGATGGGTATGGGGGAAAAATAATGGCAGAATACCAGGCCCAAGAAGGCAGAACTCTGATGCCACCTTGAGAAGGAATCTTGGATGAACCTATGACCAGTTTGCTCTGGTTACTTGGGGCTATACCAGGGCAATGCAAAACAGCTGGAATGTAAGGGCAAAGTGGCCCTTAGTTTGCTACTAGGCAGCTCCAGAACTCTGACGCACAGTGGTGTTTGTGAACCAAGGAATCTGCCAGTAAAAACTTTTGACATGCATAGTTCCTCTCCCATCATGGATTCATTTCTACCATGGCATGCAAATGAGCCTGAGTGGAAGGGTGATGATTGGTTGAGGTACTGCTGAGGTTACAGTGGTCCCAACCGGAGACAATGAATTAGTTCAGTTTATAAACTGTAAAAATGAGATTTCAAGACCTGCAAATTCTTTTAAGATGGTGTTTCAGGCTGATAGTATCTGTTATTGAAGGATGAAAACATTACAAGGATGATAGAtctcagagtaggagccgtgttagtctgtatctgcaaaaagaataggaatagttgtggcaccttagagactaacaaatttattagagcataagctttcgtgagctacagctcacttcatcggatgcatgcagtggaaaatacagtggggagattttatatacatagagaacgtgaaacaatgggtgtttggTAACACctctatggtaacacccattgtttcatgttctctgtgtgtatgtaaaatctccccactctgttttccactgtatgcatccgatgaagtgagctgtagctcacgaaagtgtatgcgctaataaatttgtgagtctctaaggtgctaaaGTACTCCTTATTACAAGGATGATGTATTTCCCCCAAAGCAAGtgttacaaacacagaaaaacacTCAAGGAAAAGAACATAAGaccggccagactgggtcagaccaacggtccatctagcccagcgtcctgtcCGCCGACAAGGCTGAGCTGTGGAAACAGACGGGGAGACGGGACTCAGGGCCTCGCTGCTAGTTTATGTAAAACGTGGGCCCTGATTGTGGGAACTTGGGTTGCTACACAGGCCAGGTTCTGAAGATCCAGGCCAGACCATCGCTATCACCAGAGCTTTGATGGGCGGCTGTTCTCAGAGAGACCCTGTTCCCTGGGCGCGGAGCCCTGCCCAGGCTTCCCAGGTTGGTGCACCCACAGTGACTACAGCTTTttacagggtgaccagacagcaaatgtgaaaaatcgggacggggggtaatcggagcctatatcagaaaaagaccccaaaactgggactgtccctataaaatcgggacctctggtCCCCCTAGCCCCGTAGGCAGGAGGTGTTTGGAGACCCCTTCCCAGGTGCGGGCTGTCCCTGGAAGGCGGCCgggacacagctgtgctggcagaattGCTCTACCAGGGCCCAGGACTCAGGCCCTTGAGTCCTTGCGGccccgggggcggggctgtggcgcGAGGCTCCGCCCCCTCCTTGGCGCACGGCGGCCGGCCCGACTCTTCCCCGTCGCGGGCGCGACTGCCGGGGTTTGTCGCGAGCGGGGAGCCGTAGTGGGCGGGCTGCGCGCGCGTGTCGAGGACCCGGAAGCGGCGCGGGAGCGGCCGGAGGGAGCAGGTAACGGgcaggcccggcccggccctcgGGCAGCCTGGGAACCGCCTGGCCCCGCTCCCAGCTGTCCCCGAGCGGGCCGGGCGCCCGGCTGCGGCGGGGAGGGGCCCCGTGGGAACTGCGGGGGGTCTCCCGGGCCCGGGGGTCCGGCCTCGGTCCCGGCGGGCTGGACGCGAACCGGCCCCGCCGCACCCAGCGAGCGCGCTGCGGGCCGGCGGGGGCGGGCCGGCTGCTCAGAGCCTGGGGCGAGGCGGGGCCGGGCGGCTCCGGAGCCTGCGCCTGGCGGGGGCGGGGtgaagggaggagctggggggcgcCCAGTCTCCCAGCCCAAGACCCCAGTTCTCGACCCCCGGGCCTGGCTCCCTCCGGCCGCCCATGCGTGACTGCCGCTAGACCTGTGGCTTTAGCCGGGGGGCTCGAGCTACTTCTGATGTCCCAGCGGCCCCATTTAAGAGTTCGCTGGGACGTGTTTAGCGCTACAGGGCATGGCCACACCGCAGTTTCGAGCCAGCCTTCCACCCCAGGTCGAGACTCAAGCTAGCCGGGCGAGTGCTCTAAAAACAGGTGTGTAGACAGCGCTTTGGAGTTGCAGGATGGGCTGGAGTTTGGGCTTCGAAGCCTGGGGCGTGGGGTGGCGGCTCCAGACAGAGAGCCTGGGCTTCAGCACCTgcgctccagcccaagctgcaacttcaaagcgctgtctacactCCTATTTGTAGAGCACTAGGGTGAGCCCTGTTAGCCAGAGTCTGTGACCCAGGCTGGGACGCTTGCTCCAAAATACGTACGTAAATATGACGTACCCatagtgtttaaggccagaagggaccaccagatcatctagtctggcctcctgtaagtcacaggccaccaacagcacccagcacctgcacattaaacccaacaactgaaattagaccaaagtgttacagctctcaggagactaaactattgagtgctccaggcagagaacaggaaggacCGAGGTGCACCAATGGCAGGGACTTGGTTAGGTGAGACATGCCCAGGTGATACGAGCAGATGATTCGctcctcatgctgcagaggaaggtgaaaaatccccagtgtccctgctaatctgacctggaggaaattCCTAAATTGGTAAAGATGCAAAAACTAACCGTAAGAATGTTTTAAGTACGTCAGAACCAGGAAAACGCCCAGACAGGCAGTGGAGTCACTAGGGCTATGTCTGCATGGGGATAAAAAGCCCACGTCTGGCTCAGGTCAGTTGACTTGGGTTCAGGCTTTGTGGCTGAAAATTGCTGAGTAGATGGTTGGGCTTGGGCAGGAAGCTGAGCTCCGGGACCCTGCAAGAGAGGAGGGTTATAGAGCttgggctctagcctgagcccaaaaatctatacagcaatttttagccccgtagcttgagccccacaagcccaagtcagctgacctgggccaccCGTGACTGTGCTGTGAGGCTTTTATCCTCCTGTAGATGTAACCTAGACGAcaaaggtgctaaaggagcactcaaggaaaacgAGGCCGTtgtagagaaactaaattaattcactgcagaggaggtggggggaaatgcCAACATCGGAGCTATTAGTTTTGGGTGGCAAATGTGAACTACTGTCCCACACTGTTGTGTCAGAAGAAGTAGTTTTAGAATGAATTGATAAATTAAcctgtaataagtcaccagggcgagatggtattcacctaagagttctgaaggaactcaaatgtgaaattgtaaaACTAGTAGCTGTAGTACATAACCTGTCACTGAAGGAAGCATTTTACCACATGACTGGAAGGTCGCTAATGTCATACCAATTTtcaaaaagggctccagaggcaatcctggcagttacaggctgATGAGCCTAAGTTCAGTACCTGGCagactggttgaaactatagtaaagtacAGAATTATGAGGCCCACAGATGAATAAGACTTGCTGGGggagagtcaacacagcttttgtaaaggaaagtcATGCCtcccaatctgttagaattctttgagggtgtcaacaaacatgtggataagggtgatcatagaatcatagaatatcagggttggaagggacctcaggaggtcatctagtccaaccccctgctcaaagcaggaccaatccccaactaaatcatcccagccagggctttgtcaagcctgaccttaaaaatatctaaggaaggagattccaccacctcactaggtaacgcattccagtgtttcaccaccctcctagtgaaaaagtttttcctaatatccaacctaaacctcccccactgcaacttgagaccattactccttgtcctgtcatcttctaccactgagaatagtctagaaccatcctctttggaaccacctctcaggtagctgaaagcagctatcaaatcccccctcattcttctcttccgcagactaaacaatcccagttccctcagcctctcctcataagtcatgtgttccagacccctaatcatttttgttgcccttcgctggactctctccaatttatccacatccttcttgtagtgtggggcccaaaactggacacagtactccagatgaggcctcaccaatgttgaatagaggggaatgatcacgtccctcgatctgctcgctgtgcccctacttatacatcccaaaatgccattggccttcttggcaacaagggcacactgctgactcatatccagcttctcgtccactgtaacccctaggtccttttccgcagaaaaAATCTGGTTGATCTGGTTGATGTAGTGTTCTTGGatattcagaaagcctttgagaaggtgacacagatccacaggattgatgctatggccccagctttggaaccATCTCTAGGAGGAACCCCTTCATTGTGTCAGATCCCTAGGGGGTCTTGCTCTTCTTCCCGGGTAAGCCAGGCAGCTTACTGAGCTCACACTGAGCTCCCTTCAGCAAGTCCAGCTGAGACAGACTCCTGATGGAGACTTGTCCACTCTGCAGGGATTCATGGATCTTGTCCAGCATTTGCAGTGAGACTCATGCAGCGTTGTCCAAACAGTGGGTTTTATTTGTTAA
This region includes:
- the MRPL2 gene encoding large ribosomal subunit protein uL2m, with product MSVSSLTRALGALLLSSAPSLPQIAEHPRLVCLGGKLLPACHGFSTSSTLSTNNPMWKCRIKYTTRPIGMKKTGGRDHTGRITVHGIGGGHKQRYRMIDFQRLRYGPGAESGPYEEKVIQVRYDPCRSADIALVAGGKQKRWIIATENMQPGDLLKTSGHIGRMAVSANEGDAYPLGALPVGTLINNLESHPGKGAQYIRAAGTCGVLLRKVNGTAIVQLPSKRHMQVLETCIATVGRVSNVDHNKRIIGKAGRNRWLGKRPRSGLWHRKGGWAGRKIKPLPPMKSYVNLPTAAARA